From Neobacillus sp. PS2-9, the proteins below share one genomic window:
- a CDS encoding GNAT family N-acetyltransferase — protein MFVREVEESDAENLVALIKQVEKESDFMLMEPGERQITPEQQQQRIHSIQKSENSTIFVAENEEQLVGYMFAMGGTAKRNQHSVYVVIGILKDYRGQGIGTTIFEKLEEWAVDRKVRRLELTTVTQNVAGVALYKKMGFEVEGTKKDSLLIDGEFVDEYYMAKLV, from the coding sequence ATGTTTGTTAGAGAAGTAGAAGAATCCGATGCAGAAAATCTGGTTGCGCTTATAAAGCAGGTTGAGAAAGAATCTGATTTTATGCTGATGGAACCGGGTGAACGACAAATTACACCTGAACAACAACAGCAAAGAATCCACTCGATTCAAAAAAGCGAGAACTCCACCATTTTTGTAGCGGAAAACGAAGAACAATTGGTTGGCTACATGTTTGCAATGGGCGGTACGGCAAAAAGAAATCAGCACTCTGTATATGTAGTTATTGGTATTTTAAAAGATTATAGAGGGCAGGGCATTGGAACCACGATATTTGAGAAACTGGAAGAATGGGCAGTTGATAGAAAAGTCCGCCGTCTCGAACTAACGACCGTCACGCAAAATGTTGCAGGTGTCGCTTTGTATAAGAAAATGGGATTTGAAGTGGAAGGAACCAAAAAGGATTCCCTATTAATAGACGGTGAGTTTGTGGATGAATACTATATGGCGAAGCTTGTATGA
- a CDS encoding alpha/beta family hydrolase: MYQFFENEVVRNEYSTIPYTWIRSEKRNISICIMLPGLGYTTQRPLFHYATGVCLNNNIDVLHINYNFVKNEQFRKLTNPEQDQWMFDDVKAVVDAVLKESSYEQCLLVSKSIGTVPMAMEWTQRDFLRNTVGIWLTPLIKEDRVYEALLKTDLPSLCVIGDEDHHFIEERLEAFKNNHLVSTVVIPKADHSLEISKDTLASIEAMKEIMEQVEVFIKKNKVG, encoded by the coding sequence ATGTACCAATTTTTCGAAAATGAAGTAGTTAGAAATGAATATTCTACTATACCGTATACATGGATACGTAGTGAAAAGCGAAATATAAGTATTTGTATTATGCTCCCAGGACTGGGTTATACCACTCAGCGACCGTTGTTTCATTATGCGACGGGCGTGTGTTTGAATAACAACATTGATGTTCTTCATATCAATTATAACTTTGTGAAAAATGAACAGTTTAGAAAGCTTACTAATCCGGAACAGGACCAGTGGATGTTTGATGATGTGAAGGCTGTGGTCGATGCGGTGTTAAAAGAATCTTCCTATGAGCAGTGCTTGTTAGTAAGTAAATCAATTGGAACGGTACCAATGGCGATGGAGTGGACTCAAAGAGACTTCCTTCGAAATACAGTAGGAATCTGGTTAACTCCTCTAATAAAAGAAGATCGGGTTTACGAGGCACTGTTGAAAACGGACCTGCCTTCTCTTTGTGTCATTGGAGATGAGGACCATCATTTTATTGAAGAGAGGTTAGAAGCCTTTAAGAACAATCATTTAGTGAGTACGGTTGTTATACCTAAGGCTGATCATAGCTTAGAAATTAGCAAGGATACCTTGGCATCCATTGAGGCAATGAAAGAAATAATGGAACAAGTTGAAGTGTTTATTAAGAAGAATAAAGTAGGATAG
- a CDS encoding YnfA family protein yields MVLFILAGLAEIGGGYLIWLWLREGKPLSLGIFGGITLVLYGIIATFQAFPSFGRVYAAYGGVFIVLSVLWGWLVDKKTPDMYDWLGAVICLLGASIILWAPRH; encoded by the coding sequence ATGGTTTTATTTATTCTTGCCGGACTAGCGGAAATAGGTGGAGGGTATCTGATTTGGTTATGGCTAAGAGAAGGAAAACCTCTTTCTTTGGGGATTTTTGGAGGAATTACTCTTGTTTTGTACGGGATTATAGCCACTTTTCAGGCATTTCCTTCGTTTGGTAGAGTTTATGCTGCCTATGGAGGAGTCTTTATCGTTCTGTCGGTGTTATGGGGATGGTTAGTCGATAAAAAAACTCCAGACATGTACGATTGGCTTGGAGCGGTGATTTGCTTACTCGGTGCATCGATTATCCTTTGGGCTCCACGACATTAA
- a CDS encoding protein phosphatase 2C domain-containing protein, giving the protein MNSAENKANFRQMHWIGLDDPCINQIKFDTCHHMVLGRYGGNQQAGANKNEDGALVMAGLDWEFAMVLDGHNSAESVELVIHTILQESEKLGSILGESLETVFVSLEKHILTIFQSEYFLEACKQVQGETACLLCVRKDKYIWWFSVGDCVLYLLHEDLHRLGQYGLNQRQFYEWIGQVNTFAQPVPCYSSGVRELRTGYNRMVLVTDGVLECGNRYYETPKNLYQDFYGQPSPPNIENSVKHVLEHVNESYGRDSATIICWDYHHVLPTTYPSNQPKR; this is encoded by the coding sequence ATGAATTCAGCAGAAAACAAAGCAAATTTCAGACAAATGCATTGGATTGGTCTGGACGATCCGTGCATCAACCAAATTAAATTTGATACATGTCATCACATGGTCTTAGGGCGATATGGTGGAAATCAACAAGCAGGAGCTAATAAAAATGAAGATGGGGCCCTGGTTATGGCGGGGCTAGACTGGGAATTTGCCATGGTATTGGATGGACACAACAGTGCAGAAAGTGTGGAATTAGTTATCCATACTATTTTACAAGAATCGGAAAAGCTAGGTTCCATTTTAGGAGAGTCTTTGGAAACGGTCTTCGTATCATTGGAAAAGCATATTCTAACCATTTTCCAATCCGAGTATTTTCTAGAAGCTTGTAAACAAGTTCAGGGTGAAACGGCATGCCTGTTGTGTGTAAGAAAAGATAAATATATATGGTGGTTTTCCGTCGGAGATTGTGTCCTCTATCTCCTGCATGAGGACTTACATAGGTTAGGACAATATGGACTTAATCAACGACAATTTTATGAATGGATAGGCCAAGTAAATACCTTTGCCCAACCTGTTCCGTGTTATTCTTCCGGGGTCAGGGAACTCAGAACAGGCTATAATCGAATGGTTTTGGTGACAGATGGGGTTTTGGAATGTGGTAATCGATACTATGAGACTCCTAAGAATCTTTACCAAGATTTCTATGGGCAGCCCTCTCCTCCTAATATAGAAAACAGTGTAAAACATGTTTTAGAACATGTTAATGAAAGTTATGGACGCGATAGTGCGACCATTATTTGCTGGGATTACCATCATGTTCTTCCCACCACCTATCCTAGTAATCAACCAAAGAGGTGA
- a CDS encoding GNAT family N-acetyltransferase — MNIRLLTPADAEKYWELRLEALKENPEAFLTSYEEAVKRENPVEQVARNFTAEGNYTFGAFDGEELIGVVTLLLEKAEKIQHRANIFAMYVTPRKQGSGIGEALLTAAVNKAKTIDVIEKINLSVTASNEKAKKLYSKLGFQTFGLEEKALRINGVYYNDEHMVLHIK, encoded by the coding sequence ATGAACATTAGACTATTGACTCCTGCTGATGCAGAAAAGTATTGGGAATTGAGACTAGAAGCATTAAAGGAAAATCCAGAAGCTTTTTTAACGAGTTATGAAGAGGCCGTCAAACGGGAGAATCCCGTTGAACAGGTAGCTCGTAATTTCACCGCAGAAGGAAACTATACCTTCGGAGCGTTCGATGGGGAAGAACTTATTGGCGTTGTCACGTTACTTTTGGAAAAAGCAGAAAAGATTCAGCACAGGGCCAATATCTTCGCGATGTATGTCACGCCAAGAAAACAAGGTTCTGGAATCGGGGAGGCCCTGCTTACAGCGGCAGTTAATAAAGCGAAAACAATCGATGTTATTGAAAAAATAAACCTATCTGTCACTGCAAGTAATGAAAAAGCGAAAAAACTCTATTCTAAATTAGGGTTTCAGACGTTTGGTCTAGAGGAAAAAGCTTTGAGAATAAATGGTGTATATTACAACGATGAACATATGGTGCTGCATATAAAATAG
- a CDS encoding GNAT family N-acetyltransferase, with amino-acid sequence MFIRLETNDELLGDGGSFLTDEVQYNLIHRITEVSDALSIKTTDNRMVFAQTQGQKAWLWVSKETQLEEQKEIFQNLVSYLNSNQLPGVSGDPQTAEMFAEVFSKKRGIGYETVMTMESYHCPKVIKPVNVPGEIRKAALEDIDTVATYLAGFVEDAFGTSVEASTQRSKAQTMIEAGNLYLWLVDEKPVSMANISHRSPRHARINAVYTPVMHRKNGYASALVAELCVIIHAEGLVPMLYADISNPDSNKVYQNIGFIESGKIAEIKFVG; translated from the coding sequence ATGTTTATTAGACTTGAAACGAATGATGAGTTATTGGGGGATGGAGGTTCTTTTCTCACTGATGAAGTACAATATAATCTGATACATCGAATCACTGAGGTTAGTGATGCTTTAAGCATAAAGACGACAGATAATAGGATGGTCTTTGCACAAACGCAGGGACAAAAGGCATGGTTGTGGGTATCCAAGGAGACACAATTAGAGGAACAGAAGGAAATATTTCAAAATCTAGTAAGCTATTTAAACAGTAATCAGCTTCCTGGGGTATCAGGGGATCCTCAGACTGCAGAAATGTTTGCGGAGGTTTTTTCAAAAAAGAGGGGAATTGGCTATGAAACGGTAATGACCATGGAATCTTATCATTGTCCAAAGGTGATAAAGCCAGTCAATGTACCAGGGGAGATTCGAAAAGCCGCTTTAGAAGACATAGATACTGTGGCTACCTATCTTGCAGGTTTTGTAGAGGATGCATTTGGTACGTCAGTGGAAGCTAGTACTCAGCGATCTAAGGCACAAACAATGATAGAGGCTGGAAACTTGTACCTTTGGCTTGTGGATGAAAAGCCGGTGTCCATGGCGAATATTTCACATCGTTCACCTAGACATGCCCGGATTAATGCGGTTTATACTCCTGTCATGCATCGGAAGAATGGCTATGCAAGTGCGCTAGTAGCGGAATTATGTGTAATTATTCATGCGGAGGGACTTGTACCAATGTTGTATGCGGATATCAGTAACCCCGATTCCAATAAGGTATATCAAAATATCGGTTTTATTGAAAGTGGTAAAATAGCTGAAATCAAATTTGTAGGATAG
- a CDS encoding GNAT family protein: MFKSESIYIRPFNPNDAAALLELQLENCDFFQQFSMERSEDFYTLKTQLYRIKLYQEDSQNDQSYNFGIFTYDDNLIGTINLFHVMRGSLQSAFIGYFLDKKHNGKGYTTEAAKLMVEYAFNELNLHRIEAGVMPHNFGSIRVLEKAGFHKEGIAVKNVRINGKWEDHQVLAIVNPRD, from the coding sequence ATGTTCAAGAGTGAATCGATTTATATAAGACCGTTTAATCCCAATGATGCTGCCGCATTGCTCGAACTACAGCTTGAAAATTGTGATTTTTTTCAACAATTTTCTATGGAGCGAAGTGAAGACTTCTATACATTGAAAACACAGCTTTATAGAATAAAGCTCTATCAAGAGGATAGTCAAAACGATCAGTCTTATAATTTTGGCATTTTTACATATGATGATAATTTAATAGGAACAATTAATCTATTCCATGTCATGAGGGGCTCGCTCCAAAGCGCATTTATTGGTTATTTTTTAGATAAAAAGCATAATGGCAAAGGGTACACAACAGAAGCGGCTAAGCTAATGGTTGAATATGCTTTCAATGAATTGAATTTACATAGGATTGAAGCAGGGGTTATGCCGCACAATTTTGGATCAATTCGCGTGTTAGAGAAGGCTGGCTTTCATAAGGAAGGTATTGCTGTGAAAAATGTAAGGATCAACGGTAAATGGGAAGACCATCAAGTGTTGGCGATAGTCAACCCGCGTGATTAA
- a CDS encoding DUF2269 family protein has product MVSLYKVIVFIHIFSAILGMGPGFILTTVVKSGKNMTELRHSYKIRHKLHIFVMVGGTLLLITGIAMGLLNPSLFKMGWYVISLTLFLAALAIGPLVLSPRSKPVKALLESHNGEEIPEEYWRLAKVLFRYEHLENLIFLIIIALMILKPF; this is encoded by the coding sequence GTGGTTTCTCTATACAAAGTAATTGTGTTCATTCATATTTTTTCAGCTATTTTGGGAATGGGACCTGGGTTTATTTTAACAACTGTTGTTAAATCGGGCAAAAACATGACCGAATTAAGGCATTCATATAAGATTAGGCATAAACTTCATATATTTGTTATGGTAGGAGGAACCCTTTTACTGATTACTGGAATAGCGATGGGACTCTTAAATCCAAGCTTGTTCAAGATGGGATGGTATGTTATAAGCCTTACTCTCTTCTTAGCAGCTCTTGCGATTGGCCCGCTTGTTCTGTCTCCAAGGTCAAAACCAGTCAAAGCTTTACTCGAATCGCATAATGGCGAAGAAATTCCTGAAGAATATTGGCGGCTAGCTAAAGTTCTTTTCCGATATGAACACCTAGAAAATCTAATCTTTTTAATTATTATTGCTCTAATGATCTTAAAACCATTTTAA
- a CDS encoding alpha/beta hydrolase, with protein sequence MFTRKTKKIVSDFESIAEIEEVVIGGVKQTILLRGENIANPIMLFLHGGPGSAQIGFAPKFQRELEKEFIVVNWDQRGSGLSFSSDTKKEELTVENILNDTIELMEYLLNRFQQSKLFLVGHSWGSVLGTLAAQKKPDYIHSYIGIGQVVDFQEGEKLSYEFTLKKAIEQRKTKALKDLEGIAFNPADMKFLDVKGKWLSAFGGSIVGVGLYNLVYSNMLFGTEYTLKDWFTYMKAGKLSLETIWPQLLKIDFRTSVPSLEVPVFIFAGKHDYQVPSSLAKQYFELLEAPYKEFIWFENSAHLLNFEEPDKFFKECLKIKEKDA encoded by the coding sequence ATGTTTACACGAAAAACGAAAAAAATTGTTAGTGATTTTGAATCCATTGCAGAAATAGAGGAAGTTGTGATTGGCGGAGTCAAGCAAACGATTTTGCTAAGAGGAGAAAATATTGCCAATCCTATTATGCTTTTTTTACATGGAGGACCAGGATCGGCCCAAATTGGTTTTGCCCCTAAGTTTCAACGGGAGCTTGAAAAAGAATTTATTGTCGTCAACTGGGATCAACGAGGCTCGGGATTATCGTTTTCTTCTGATACAAAAAAAGAAGAGTTGACTGTTGAGAATATCCTCAATGATACGATTGAGCTAATGGAGTATTTATTAAATCGCTTCCAGCAATCGAAGTTATTTTTAGTTGGGCATTCATGGGGCTCGGTCTTGGGGACATTAGCTGCGCAAAAAAAACCGGACTATATTCATAGTTACATAGGAATTGGGCAGGTAGTGGATTTCCAAGAGGGTGAAAAGCTCTCATATGAGTTTACATTGAAAAAGGCTATTGAACAGAGAAAAACAAAGGCGCTAAAGGATTTAGAAGGAATTGCGTTTAATCCTGCTGATATGAAATTTCTCGATGTAAAAGGGAAATGGCTGTCGGCATTCGGAGGTTCGATAGTGGGTGTGGGTCTGTATAATCTTGTTTATTCCAATATGTTATTTGGAACAGAGTATACACTTAAAGATTGGTTTACCTACATGAAAGCAGGAAAATTATCCTTAGAAACCATTTGGCCTCAATTGCTGAAGATTGATTTTCGAACATCGGTCCCTAGCTTAGAAGTACCTGTTTTTATCTTTGCGGGCAAACATGATTATCAAGTGCCTTCTTCATTGGCAAAGCAATATTTTGAGCTGTTGGAAGCACCGTATAAAGAATTTATTTGGTTTGAAAACTCTGCGCACCTTTTGAATTTTGAAGAGCCTGATAAATTTTTCAAAGAGTGTTTAAAAATAAAAGAAAAAGATGCATAA
- a CDS encoding alpha/beta hydrolase-fold protein, producing the protein MLEKFLVHMSAFQQERMVRVYLPKNYETETKQYPVLYMHDGQYVFEDESAIKGVSLGMKDYLDASGLQIIVVGIDLNTEVKGRINEYCPWVNGETSRKILGYADPSGGRGDDYLDFIVKELKPLIDSNYRTLVDHTSMAGISLGAILSTYAACKYPHIFKRIAAISPGFYRNQEEIENLLRKSDLSAIERFYMDLGKKEVGDDAEMNRVFLDLTNSVYEILKDKVEDISFQLIEDAQHSYTFFRKRIPTILSYLFSDL; encoded by the coding sequence ATGTTAGAAAAATTCCTTGTTCACATGTCAGCGTTTCAGCAAGAAAGAATGGTTAGAGTATACCTTCCGAAAAACTATGAAACAGAAACTAAACAGTATCCTGTGTTATACATGCACGATGGTCAGTATGTTTTTGAAGATGAAAGTGCTATTAAAGGGGTATCCTTAGGAATGAAGGATTACTTAGATGCAAGTGGATTACAGATTATCGTTGTAGGAATTGACTTAAATACCGAAGTAAAAGGACGGATTAACGAGTACTGCCCATGGGTGAATGGTGAAACAAGCAGAAAAATATTAGGTTATGCTGATCCATCCGGCGGTAGAGGGGACGACTATCTTGATTTCATCGTCAAGGAACTTAAGCCCTTGATAGACAGTAATTACCGAACACTAGTGGACCATACTTCGATGGCGGGGATTTCGTTAGGAGCTATCCTATCCACTTATGCAGCCTGCAAGTACCCACATATTTTTAAAAGAATAGCTGCCATATCCCCTGGCTTTTATCGAAACCAGGAGGAAATTGAAAATTTGTTAAGGAAATCAGACTTGTCAGCCATCGAGAGATTCTACATGGACTTAGGGAAAAAAGAAGTGGGCGATGATGCAGAAATGAATCGAGTTTTCCTTGATCTTACCAATAGTGTATATGAGATTTTAAAAGATAAGGTGGAGGACATCAGCTTTCAATTAATCGAAGATGCACAGCATAGTTATACTTTCTTTAGAAAAAGAATTCCTACTATCCTTTCTTATTTATTTTCAGATTTATAA